GTGCGCAAAAAAGGAGCGAGCCAACCGATCCGGACCATCCTCGGCGGACTGCACCGATTTGAAACCGGCCCGGATCAGGGCAGTAGTTCGCTCGTCCTGCATGAACCAACCTCCGTCCCAGTAGCCGCCTACCAAAATAGACGAACGGAGGTGACGATAGTCGACCTCTCCTCGATCAGGCGCCGCTCTTCACCGAGGTCCGCAGAACTCCGTCGATGATTTCGACGACATTGTCCATGGCGGATAGATGAGAGTGGTCGTGTGTGACGACCACTGTAGCGGTCGCGTTTCGGTGCGTCAGGGTGGTGATGAGGTCCAAGATTGCCGCACCGCGTTCTCGGTCCAGCGCGCTGGTGGGCTCGTCGACGAGCAACACCGCGGGGTCGTTCATCATGGCTCTGACGATGTTGACCCGCTGACGTTGACCACCGGAAAGTTGGTTCGGTCGCTTGTCGGCTTCCTTGCTCAGCCCGACGGAGTCGAGCAACGCCAACGCTTTTTCTTTCGCAGCCCGCGGAGAGTCACCGTTGATGTGTGCGATGACCTGTAGCTGCTCGGCTGCGGTCAGCGAGGCAAGCAGGTTCGGTTGTTGGAAAACCATGCCGACCTTGTTGCGGCGCAGAGTGGTCAAGTCGCCGCGGGAAAGCGACTTCGTCGATACTCCATCGATGACAACCTGACCATGATCTGGCGTGATCAAGGTTGCGGCGACGGCGAGCAGACTGGACTTCCCGGAGCCGGACGGTCCGATAATCGCTGTCATCGTGCCCTTTTCGACGGTCAAGTCGACGCTGTCCAAGGCGGTCAGGCGTCCGGCGCCGTCAGGGTAGGTCAGAGTGATGTCGGTCAGGTTCAAGCTCATCGTGCGCTCCCGAGTGCAGTAAGTGGGTCAACCGAGGTGATGCGGTTGATGGACAACCCGGCGCCCATCGCGCCGAGGATGATGATGACCAGTGCGGGCAGTGCCACCGTGCCGATATCGAGTACGAACGGGACTGTCCCGCCGACCAGCGCTCCGACGCCGGCGGCCAGTGCGGTTCCGATTGCAGTGCCTGCGACCAGAAGTACGACTGCTTGGCCGAGCGCATCTCGCAACAGGTAGCCGGTGGACGCGCCGAGGGCTTTGAGTACGGCGACGTCACCGGTGCGTTGGATGGTCCACACGGTGAAGAATGCACCGATGACCAGGGCTGATATTGCGAACATGAAAGCGCGCATCAGCTGCAGCGAACCATTTTCCGAGGTGTAGGAACCGATTGCAGATTTGGCATCGGACGTGGTCACGGTGTCGGTGCCGATCTGAGTGTCGGCTGCGGCCAGGTCTGCAGTGTCGCCGCTGGTGGTCAAGCCGATCACGGTGGCCGACAGAGGGCCGGTGGACGAGCCGCCGGTCAGAGTCTGCCAAGCTGCCAGGTCCATGAAAATCACCGGGGTGTGGCTGTAGGACGCGTCGCCATCGATCGCTGCGACGGTCAGACGCTGCCCACCGAGGCTGAAGTCGTCGCCGGTGCTCACGTCGAGCTCGTCGGCTGCGGAAGTCGACAGCACGGCAGTTCCGGGAACTATGCGGTCCGATTCCGGTGCCAGGGCCGAGCCTTGCTGTACGCCGAACGCAGAGATTGCAGCGCTGTGCTCACCGGCCTCGGCCTTGGTGGTGGTGATGCCGAGTGGATCGGCTCGGTCGACCCCATCGACGCTCGACCATTGTTGCCACATGGATTCTGTGACTTTGGAGTCGGTGAACGACACCGACTTACCCTCGGCAGGTTGGGAAAATGCCAGACGGTCCGCGGACAAGCCGGTAATGGCCGACGTGCTTTCCTTACCGAGCCCTGCAGTGAGCCCGGACAACAGGCCGACCAACATGGTGATCAGGATGATGACGGTACCCATCAGGGCGAACCGCCCCTTGGCGAACAGTAGATCTCTCCAGGCGACGAACACGACTTTTTGCCTCTCCTTGCGTGCCACCGAATCGGGTCCCGGTGACTGAGATCAACTCTGGTCGGAATCGGTGTGGACGGCATCGACCGGCAGACTGCATAGGTGAAGCCGTTAGGGGGAGGGCCCGCTACACCTTTCGGACGATGCAGTTTCGGGGTCGAACTCGATAAGCTGGGGTATCTATGGATCCGTCGTCGCTCACCCCACTCGGTCGCGTACTACGCGGCTGCCTCCATCTGATGTTCGTCGCATTGGTTGCGCTTTCGATCGTGCGAGCGGTTCTGGACGATGCGCCGCACGTGGTCGCGATTGTCGTCATCGCGGTGCTTCTCGGCGCGGTGTACACGGCAGGTGCGTTGTGGCCGAGGGCACGGACCTCTCGATCGGCGGCCGCGCAGTGGTTGGTAGCGGTAGGTGTCCTGTGGATCGCGTTGCTCGTGTTGAGTCCGGAGGCCGTCTACGTCGCGTTTCCGCTCTACTTTCTGCAATTACACCTGCTGTCCCCCAAATGGGGGCTGACCGCAGTTGTGGCGACGACGATCGCGGCAATCGGTGGTTTCTCCTGGCATCAAGGTGCACTCACTGTCGGAGTCGTCATCGGACCGGCGCTCGGAGCGACGGTCGCCGTTGCAGTGGTGTTCGGCTACGACGCTCTTTACCGCGAGAGTGAACAGCGGCGCAGGCTCATCGAGGAGCTCACTGCGACCCGCGGAGAACTGGCAGTGGCCGAGCACTCGGCAGGGGCCCTCGCAGAGCGCGAGCGTCTCGCCCGCGAAATTCACGACACCTTGGCTCAGGGTCTGTCGAGTATCCAGTTACTGCTGCGTGCGTCGGAACGAATGCTCCCCGAACGGCCGGACGAAGCGCGAGAACACGTCGTCCATGCACGGGAGACGGCAGTGAGCAATCTGGAGGAAGCGCGGCGTTTCGTTCGAGCCCTGACCCCACCCGACCTCGAGAACAGTTCGTTGTCCGCAGCTTTGGAACGCGTGTGCGCCAATGCCTTTCATACAGGTGGACCGGTAGTCGATTGGACGCTGTCCGGCACACCGGTTCCGCTGCCGATCGCGCACGAGGTCGCATTGCTTCGGATCGCGCAATCTGCCCTCGCCAACGCCGTTCAGCACAGTAATGCCGACCGAGTGGCGGTGACGCTGAGCTATATGGACACCGAGGTCGCCCTCGATGTCGTCGACGACGGAGTGGGTTTCGATCCCGATGCGCTTCCACCGCGCACAGATCGAGGATTCGGGCTACCGGGGATGCGCGCGCGAGCCCGCTCGTTGAACGGGACGATGGTGGTGGAGACCGCCCCCGGCGAGGGCACCGCTATCGCCGTCACTTTGTCGTTGGAGGTGCGAGCATGATTCGCCTTCTGCTGGCAGACGATCACCCGGTTGTGCGCGCCGGGTTGCGGGCCGTATTGGAGACCGAACCCGACTTTCAGGTGATCGCCGAGGCACGGACCGCCGAGGAAGCGATCGAAGTGTCCGCCGAGCTCGATGTGGACGTGGTGCTGATGGACCTGCAGTTCGGACCCGGAATGCACGGTGCCGAAGCTATCGCGGTGATCAGTGCTCGCCCGAACGGGCCGCATGTGTTGGTGCTGACGACCTATGACACCGACGCGGACATCCTTGCCGCGATCGAGGCAGGGGCAGCGGGCTATCTGCTGAAGGATGCACCCCCCGAGGAGCTCGCGGCTGCGGTTCGCACCGCGGCATCGGGCAAGTCCGCGCTCGCACCCTCGATCGCCTCACGACTGATGGACCGGATGAGGACGCCGGACAACGCGCTGACTCTGCGGGAGATCGAGGTACTGGGGTTGGTGGCAGACGGCCTCTCCAACCTGCAGATCAGTCAGAAATTGTTCTTGAGTCAAGCCACGGTCAAGTCTCACCTCGCGCACATCTACACCAAGTTGGGCGTGGATTCGCGGACCTCGGCGGTTGCCGCCGCGACTTCTCGCGGGCTGATGCGCCGCTGAAAGAGCGCATCAGCGAACTTGAGCGGAACAGACTCAACTTGAGTAGTGTTACATCCAGCGACACACGAAACGCTCAGTCGAGAAAGTAGGTGACCAGTGGACAGCTTCACCCCCACAACGAAAACGCAGGCCGCGCTCAGTGCCGCTCTGCAAGCCGCGTCCGCAGCGGGAAACCCGGATATTCGCCCGTCGCATTTGTTGGTGGCGTTGCTGGACCAAACGGACGGCATCGCCTCGCCCCTGTTGAAGGCCGTCGGTGTCGACCCGATTGCAGTGCGTACCGAAGCACAAAAATTGGTCGACCGCCTGCCCTCCGCTACAGGCTCGACAACCACTCCGCAGCTCGGACGTGAGGCGCTTGCGGCCATCACCGCAGCACAGGCACTGGCGACCGAACTGGACGACGAGTACGTCTCCACCGAACATCTGATGGTCGGCCTCGCGACCGGTGGTTCCGATGTCGCCAACCTCCTCACCGGCCACGGTGCGGGCGCCAACGAGCTGCGTGACGCATTCCAGGCCGTCCGGGGGAGTGCGCGCGTCACCAGCGCCGATCCCGAGAGCACCTACCAGGCCCTCGAAAAGTACAGCACCGATCTGACTGCTCAGGCTCGCGAAGGCAAGCTCGATCCGGTCATCGGCCGCGACACCGAGATCAGGCGCGTCGTCCAGGTCCTCTCGCGCCGTACCAAGAACAATCCCGTCCTCATCGGCGAGCCCGGTGTCGGCAAGACAGCCATCGTGGAGGGACTTGCGCAGCGGATCATCGCCGGCGACGTGCCGGAAAGCCTGAAGGGCAAGACCGTGGTGTCGCTCGACCTCGGCTCGATGGTCGCGGGCGCCAAGTTCCGCGGTGAGTTCGAGGAGCGGCTCAAGGCCGTACTCGACGACATCAAGAACTCGGCCGGACAGATCATCACCTTCATCGACGAGCTGCACACCATCGTCGGCGCAGGCGCGAGCGGTGAGTCCGCAATGGACGCCGGCAACATGATCAAGCCGATGCTCGCCCGCGGTGAACTGCGACTCGTCGGAGCCACGACACTCGAGGAGTACCGCAAGTACATCGAAAAGGATGCCGCCCTCGAACGTCGATTCCAGCAGGTCTACGTCGGCGAACCCTCGGTCGAGGACACCGTCGGAATTTTGCGTGGCCTCAAGGAACGGTACGAGGTGCACCACGGCGTTCGCATCACCGACTCGGCTCTCGTTGCTGCCGCCACATTGAGCGACCGCTACATCACCGCACGGTTCCTACCGGACAAGGCAATCGACCTGGTCGACGAGGCTGCGTCGAGGCTGCGCATGGAAATCGACTCGCGACCCGTCGAAATCGACGAGGTGGAACGGTCGGTTCGTCGGCTCGAGATCGAAGAGATGGCACTCGAGAAGGAAACCGACGACGCGTCGAAAGCTCGGCTCGAGAAGCTACGTGCGGAGTTGGCGGACTCCCAGGAGAAGCTCAACCAGTTGAGCACCCGCTGGCAGAACGAGAAAACGGCCATCGACTCCGTGCGTGTTCTCAAAGAAGAGCTCGAGAACCTGCGCGGTGAATCCGAACGCGCCGAGCGCGACGGCGATCTAGGCAAGGCCGCGGAGTTGCGCTACGGCAGGATCCCGACTCTCGAGAAAGAGCTCGCAGCCAAGACCGAGTCGACGCCCGCACAGGAAGGGCTCATGCTCAAGGAAGAGGTCGGCCCGGACGACGTCGCCGATGTCGTCGCGGTCTGGACCGGAATTCCCGCAGGCCGGATGCTCGAGGGTGAGACAGCGAAGTTGCTGCGCATGGAAGACGAGTTGGGTAAGCGTGTCGTCGGCCAGAAAGATGCCGTCCAAGCGGTGTCCGACGCGGTCCGGCGAGCACGCGCCGGGGTCGCCGATCCGAACCGTCCGACAGGATCGTTCCTGTTCCTCGGTCCGACTGGCGTCGGCAAGACCGAGCTCGCGAAAGCGCTCGCGGACTTCCTCTTCGACGACGAACGCGCAATGGTTCGCATCGACATGAGCGAGTACAGCGAGAAGCACGCTGTGGCGCGACTGGTCGGCGCACCTCCGGGTTACGTCGGTTACGAAGCAGGTGGGCAGCTCACCGAAGCAGTCCGCAGGCGTCCGTACACCGTCGTGCTGTTCGACGAGGTCGAGAAGGCGCACCCGGACGTCTTCGACATCCTGCTCGCCGTGCTCGACGAGGGCAGGTTGACCGACGGCCAGGGCCGCACGGTCGACTTCCGCAACACCATATTGATCCTCACCTCGAATCTCGGGGCAGGTGGTGACAAGGATCAGGTCATGGATGCGGTCCGTCGAGCGTTCAAGCCGGAGTTCGTCAACCGCCTCGACGACGTCGTCGTGTTCGACGCTTTGTCCGAGGAACAGCTCGAGTCGATCGTCGACATCCAGCTCGGCCAATTGGCCAAGCGTCTTGCTGCTCGACGATTGACGCTGGAGGTTTCTCCGGCGGCGAAGATGTGGCTGGCGTCGCGCGGCTACGACCCCATGTACGGGGCTCGTCCACTGCGCAGGCTGACCCAGCAGGCAATCGGCGATCAGCTTGCCAAGCTGCTGTTGGCGGGCAAGGTTCGCGACGGCGACGCCGTCTCGGTGGACGTGAATCCCGACGGGGATCAGCTGATCCTGAGCTGACGGACGCTTCGCTGATGGAAGGAGGGCCGACCGGATACTTTCCGGTGGGCCCTACTTCGGACGTACCCTCGTGAACATGACGAATCCGGATGAGCCGCGTGATCGGCCGCAGGGCAGCGATCGGTCCTGGGCAGATGGCACCGCGAACCCGCCGCCCGAGGGATCCGAGAACGATCAGCCCACCGAGGTCTGGCAACGCCAGCAAAACCAGGGTGGTCAGCAGTATCAGCAGTACCCGGACTCCCAGCCTTATCCACCGGGTGAGCCTTACCCAGGTACACAGCCCTACCCAGGTTCACAGCCCTACCCAGGTTCACAGCCTTATCCGACGGGTCAACCGTATCCGGATCAGCCCACTCAGCAGTTCGGCTTTCCACAGTCACAGGTTCAGGGGTACGGGCAGCCCTATCAACAGCAGCCGAACCCGACTCAGGCCATGCCCCCGTACGACCCCAACCAGCAGTACGCCGCCAACCAGCAGTACGCGGTGAACCCGGAGCAGTATGGTCAGCCTCCCGGTTACACGGGGGAGACGCCGGTCGAGGGAGACAAATCTTCGGGTGGTTCCGGCGGTGATTCGTCCAACAAGTGGCTCGTTGCTCTCCTTGCACTGGCAGTCCTTGCCGTCGTGATACTCGCCGGTATTCTCTTTCTCACCAACCGGTCTTCCGATTCCGAGGTCACTGCGTCGCCCGGAATCACCAGGACGCTGCCTCAGAGTTCGGCGCCGCTGCCCAGTACACCGGGTCGCGCGCCCGTCGTTCCTTCGGCGCCCGGTGGACTCGTGCCCGGTGGGATTCCGGAGGTCCTCGGTGGGGCCGGTGCTGCGGTCGGAACCATCACCGCGATCGACGGCGCCACCATCTCGATCAACGGTGTCGACGGAGCTCCGGTCACGGTGACTACGACCCCGAAAACCGAAGTCATCTCCCTCTCGGGATTCGACCTCTCCGATTTGAAGGTCGGATCCTTGGTCGTCGTCAATGGGGCACCTGTCGAAGGCGGTTCCATCACGGCCGAGGTCATCATCGAAGTGCCCAAATTCGGTGGCTGAACCCTCCCGGCTCCATCGACGCAGGCACCCCAACCAGCACGCTATAAGGTGATCACCGATGACGGTAATGTGGTTCGGACTAGCAGTGATTGCGCTCGCGGGTGCGGTCGCCCTTCTCTATGTCGATCGATCGCGCCGCGACCAGCTCGGGCGAGTTCGACAGATGTGGGCGAAGGCCCAGGGCTATACGTACGCCCCGACGGATGATCAACTGATCTCGCACTTCCATCGGGCGGCGCTGGCCAAACTCGACGATGCGATTGCTCTCGACGTCGTCCGAGGCGTGCGCAGGGGCGAGAAGTTCGTGCTGTTCGACGTCGAGGAGACTTCGACCATCGTGGCAGTCAAGCGTCCCGTCGGGTCCGACGTCGATATCGATCTTCGTCTCAAGTCGACTCCGCCTCCGCGTGAGAAGGACATGCAGTTGCTCGGGGCGATCGGCCCGCGCGTCGTGTTCGCCACCGATATCGAAATCGCTCGCCGGGTCTGCGACCAGCGCATGGCGGCCTTCACCGAGTCCGTCCCGGCACACGTGTCGTTGCTGTGGAGCGAAAGCGAATGGGCGCTGGGGTCGGTGCCGCTGAGCAGCACGGGTCGTGATTGGGACGCCGCTATCGACGCCGTGGCCAGACTGTCGGGACTTCTCCACGTGCTGCCGCCCGTCCGGAACCGCCAGGCAGCCCCCCGACCCGACGTGCCGCGTCGCCGCCCCGACATCGACGCGGGCGGGCATGCGCCGAACCGTCCGCAGGCACCCGCACCCGCACCCACACCCGCCGCCCGGCAGGCTCCGCGCCCGCCCGTATCCGCACCCGTGGACCCGCCGCGACGCCCGAGTGGCCCGACCCCGATCAATCGCGATGCAGAACGGCGTCGACGCGAGTCCTGAGGACCGATGATCGATCGGAACGACGCCGGGTTCTTTCAAGACGCCATCAAGTGGCGTCGAGCAGATAGCCTTCACGTCTATGACTGCTGAGTCGATCGAACCTGTGTCCGCACCCGCATCGCGCCCCGTCGCGCTAGTCACCGGTCCTACTTCGGGACTCGGCGGCGAATTTGCACGTCATCTGGCATCGCGTGGCTACGACCTCGTGCTCGTCGCTCGCAACGAGTTGAAGCTGCGAGCCCTCGCCGACGATCTGCGCGTCGGATTCGGTGCGAACTCGGAGATCATTGCCGCGGATCTGGCAACCTCGGCTGGGCGTGAGGCCGTGATCGCGCGTTTGGAACTGGGCGTCGAGTATCTGGTCAACAACGCGGGCTTCGGTACCTCGGGTGAATTCTGGACCGCGGACCCCGAACTGCTGCAGTCGCAGTTGGACGTCAATGTCACCTCCGTCATGCACTTCACCCGAGCAGCGCTTCCGTCGATGGTTGCCGCGGCCAAGGGCACAGTGATCAACGTTGCGAGTGTTGCCGGCTTGTTGGCCGGACGAGGCTCCACCTACTCGGCGTCGAAGGCATACGTCATCTCGTTCTCCGAAGGATTGTCCGGTGGTCTCGCCGGCACCGGTGTTCAGATCCAAGCCCTGTGCCCTGGTTTCATCAAGACCGAGTTCCATCAGCGGGCGGGTATCGAAATGTCCTCGATCCCGAGATTCATGTGGTTGAGCGTCGAGCAGGTCGTGCAGACCTCTATGAAGGATCTGGACAAGGGCAAGGTCATCAGCATTCCTGGCGCACAGTACAAAGTACTGACGGCCGTCGGCAGCAAGGTGCCCAAAAGTGCGGTCCGGAAGCTGACCAACCTTGTCGGGCGAGGACGCGGACGGACCTAATTCGCGCGACGCGGGCGAGCCTGCGGGCGTGTCGGGCCGAACACCGATAAATTCATACCTCGTGACTGTTTTTGTGGTTCTTGCGATCCTCGTACTCGTTCTCCTTGCCTACACGGCGAGCCTCGAACGGCGGGTTCGCCGCTATACCTCGCGTACCGCGGCGAGTCGATATCTCGTGACCGTCGAACTCGATCGCCGTCACGTTCAGCTGGAGCCGTTCATCGCTGCCGTCGAGTCCTCGGGGCTCGATCCGAAAACAGTTCGTGCCCTGGTCGGTGCTCGATCGTGGTCCAAAGCGGTCCGCGAGCGCGAACTGGGTCTCAACACACAGGCTGCCGCGGAGAATGCGCTGTCCGCCGCAGTGCACTCGGTGCTCGCGGAATCGGACATGCATCCCACGCTCAAGACCAGTTGGGCCTTCCAAGGTCCCGCCGGGGATCTGGAGACGACCGAGAAGCGGATCGCAGGCGCAGTGCGGGTGTACAACGACAACGCATATCGACTCTCGCTGGCGCGTACGACTTTTCCGTCGAGGCTGGTAGCGAAAGCGTTGAAGGTGCCGGATCCGGAACCGTTCGTCGAGCATGCCGCGTCGGCCGGTGAACAACCGGAGGACTTGCCCGCGCAGCTTGCCTGATCCTCTGTCGGTCGAGCGACGCGGAGTCGGTAGATTCTTCGGAGACGACCGAAGGGATTTCTCCATGGCCATCAGCGCCGACAATGCCGAGCGGGCCGAACTGGCCGGGCTCGTACGTGAACTTGCCATCGTCCACGGCAAGGTGACGTTGTCCTCGGGGAAAGAGGCCGACTACTACGTCGACCTACGCCGTGCGACGCTCCACCACCGAGCGAGCGCGCTGATCGGTTCGTTGATGCGCGAACTGGTCGCGGATTGGGATTTCGACTCGGTCGGCGGGTTGACGATGGGCGCCGATCCCGTTGCGTTCGCAGTCATGCATGCGCCGGGTCGTCCGATCGACGCGTTCGTCGTGCGGAAGGCTGCGAAGGCGCACGGAATGCAGCGCCAGATCGAAGGACCCGACATTGTCGGCAAGCGCGTGTTGGTTGTCGAAGACACCACAACCACCGGCAATTCGCCACTTACTGCCGTCGCTGCGCTGCGGGAGGCGGGTGCGACGGTCGTCGGAGTTGCCACCGTGGTGGACAGGGCAACTGGTGCGGACGACGTCATTGCCGCCGAGGGGCTCGAGTATCGTTCGCTCCTCGGACTGGGAGATCTAGGGCTGTAGGGCCTCGGTTTTCAGCTATTGCAACTGCGCCACCACGATGAAGTTGTCGTTCGTCGGTTCGCCGCCGCGCACGTCGCAGTTCGCGAGGATCAACCTTCCCGGCACCGAGCGGCGAAGGTCGTTGTCGCCCAGTAGTGAACCCTTCGGCAGTGGGCCGACGCTTTCCACTGCGTACTCGAGAACCCCGTTGGGGGTATCGAGTACGACTCGGTCGCCCGGCTGTGCGACGCCGAGCGCCTTGAAAGGTGCGTCCTTCTTCGAATAGTTGTGGCCCACAACCACTACGGTCTGTTGCGCATCGGTCCCCGGTAGCCCGCTCTCGGCCCACCATGCAGGTCGCTCGTCGACAGGATTCAGTACCTGCCCGCTGTCTCCTCCGCGGAAGAGGCCGTCGGGATTGACCGGGCTGCTCATGTAGGTGACGCCGTCGGACGATCGCAGTTCGATGGCGTCGGGCTGGGCCGGATCGACGACCGCGGCAGTCGGTGAAGGCGCAGAAATCTGCGCCTCCACCGACTCCCCGCTGGGGCTGATCACGTCGGAACCGTCACTTGCGCAACCGGATACAGCGATGAGCAGGGCCGCGGTAGTAACCCAGATGGATCTACGAAGCATCGGCACCGTTGCGGCGACGCAGGTACAGTCCGCCACCGACCGCGGCCACGGCGACGACTCCGACACCGGCAAGGATCGCCGGAAGAGTGTTGGAGTCGGAAGAACCGCTCGACGCCGAATCGCCCAGTGCAAGATCGACGGCAGGCAATTCACCGGCAACCGTCATGACGCCCTGGTCGTTCGTGGTGAAGTAGTCGGCGACTGTGAAGGAACCGTCCTCGTTGAAGACACCGATCAGTTCGACGCCGGTCTCATCGACGACCACGGTGGTCTCGTCGACCTTGGTGCTGTCGACCTCGTCGTGAGCGGTGCCGCCCAGGTTGATGGTCAAGCTGAGCTTCGGGCCACTGGCGGCGAGGTCGGCGGCCTTCTTCTTCAGGTCTGCTTCGGCCTTGGCTGCGGTCTCGGCGGCGGTCTTGGCCGTTGCAGCCTCGGCCTTCGCTGCGGTCACTGCCTCGGCTTTGGTCTTTGCGTCTGCTTCCGCGGTGGCCGCGGTGGCTGCGAGCGCGTCGGCCTTCTCCGTCGCGGCGGTGGCGTCTGCTCTTGCCTTGGTGAGCGCAGCGGCTGCTGCGGTCGCTTTTGCTTCCAGATCGGCGACGTTGTCACCGGCGGTTGCGGCAGCTTCGGCTGCAGCTGTTGCTTCGGCCTCCGCTGTCTTCAGATCTGCCGCGGCCTTGGTTGCGGCGGCCCGTGCTTCCTCGGCGGCCTTGGTTGCCGCAGCGGCCTCGTCCGAGCTCGCCCCAGCGGCGGCTTCGAGTTCTGTTGCTCTGGCGTCTGCAGCGGCAGACGCTTCTGCAGTCGCTCTGGCCTCGACGGCCAGTGACGCCGAGCGGGCTGCGGTAGCCACTGCCGCGCGGACTGCTGCGGTCACCTTCGCGAGGTTGAACTTCTTGAACGCTTCTTCGACGGCGGCCACGGACTCGCGCAATTCCGTCGTCGACTTGTCGAAGTCGGCTTGTGCAGTCAACGCGATTTCTGCTTTCGCGTCGGCCTCTGCCCGTGCTTCGGCGGCGGCTGCGACGGCGTCGGGGTCACCGGCTGCGGCTGCGGCGGCCTCTAGGTCGGTTGCCTTCTTCTCGGCGGCCGCGGCTTCTGTCTTCGCTTTATCAGCGGCAGTCTTCGTTTCGGTAACCTTGGCATCCAACGTTGCTTTGTCGTTCTTGGCTGCGGTGGCTGCGGCGGAGGCGGCGATGCTGGCAATGTTGGCCGCTTCCGCTGCCTTCGTCGCGTCGGTCGCGCTCAGTGCGGCGCCTGCGGCATCGAGCTCGGCTTTGGCTGCGGCGGTGTTCGA
This region of Rhodococcus sp. PAMC28707 genomic DNA includes:
- a CDS encoding class F sortase, with amino-acid sequence MLRRSIWVTTAALLIAVSGCASDGSDVISPSGESVEAQISAPSPTAAVVDPAQPDAIELRSSDGVTYMSSPVNPDGLFRGGDSGQVLNPVDERPAWWAESGLPGTDAQQTVVVVGHNYSKKDAPFKALGVAQPGDRVVLDTPNGVLEYAVESVGPLPKGSLLGDNDLRRSVPGRLILANCDVRGGEPTNDNFIVVAQLQ